A section of the Hypomesus transpacificus isolate Combined female chromosome 1, fHypTra1, whole genome shotgun sequence genome encodes:
- the mcf2a gene encoding proto-oncogene DBL isoform X1, which translates to MGPASEQEESGQDQEESEGEMESYRSLLQAGSELESTLQQVSVPVCMKEVGGYIEKQVAYISGGRGEDSSVIITLPECSAFSDIPEESLAKVLTYLTLIPRARQPGVKFIIILDRRLDTWSSIKTALARIAASFPGNLHLVLVLRPTSFFQRTVTDIGFRFSQEDFMLKMPVVMLSSVTDLLHYIDENQLTSEFGGTLDYCHSDWIVLRTAIESFAVTVKDIAQMLQAFGTELAETDLPDEGSAIEHLLRSHTEKYRKLKEAIQSVSKEGRHLLSSLEASGKEVDCHWDVRLDWETVQRLLAQLRDMESAFDGFFEKHHLKLQQYLQLLRYESSFQQMDLCLERVSVQERALVLSGDSLAQTEQTLRELDSLQNQAQEEIGRAQILILHGHQLAASHHYAMALIVQRCNELRHHCDTLSASLRAKHTHLAHTHQLLLRLDQALTWCDAGAYLLANQMVDKFQSKEGAQAALKDIEKFLEGAPSLLSSRPDLLSMEFEAVITTELQAQIERTFEKHTAVQEMVQNRQACLRKLADKHVRPVQLVAPRPENPPRSKSPLFSPKHGVDGLKFTFDLSLPGKRTSRKSPNSRKIEVMHDYQENRVCLSYTLEGDDSPDLQKRRVMRELIETERVYVEELLSVLLGYRAEMDNPALSGLLPPLLHSKRDILFGNMPEIYNFHSRVFLQDLESCLEAPERVGACFLERKESFQVYECYCQNKPRSETLWRQFSDCAFFQECQKKLEHKLGLDSYLLKPVQRLTKYQLLLKELLKYSPGSERTSELQGALAAMLELLKSVNDSMHQIAITGYEGELSDLGRVLMQGSFSVWISHKKGPTRMKELARFKPMQRHLFLYERALLFCKRREEHGEGCDKTPSYSFKHCLKMSAVGITENVKGDVKKFEIWYSGREEVYVVQAPTVEVKMAWLNELRRILTSQQKLLKDESCQPGQAVDHIQLSPPRSESKQQRASVSSEETESGRSSPDPQPHSPQHQRNRRSWPGAPHSVDVCEGLEDWGGGLDPSQLSDTEEDDLLQLSPGRYRALADLPPHEPDNLTVKCGDVIQLQNEDATGQWLVKNLSRRQQGLIPPASLLLILGNSSRGHSFRLGDPGNLKGRKLSSP; encoded by the exons atgggcccGGCctcggagcaggaggagagcgggcaggaccaggaggagagtgagggagagatggagagctatCGCAGCCTGCTGCAGGCTGGCTCGGAGCTGGAGAGCACTCTGCAAC AGGtgtctgtacctgtgtgtatgaAGGAGGTGGGAGGTTATATAGAGAAGCAGGTGGCCTACATCTCAG GTGGCCGCGGCGAGGATTCCAGcgtcatcatcaccctcccagAATGCTCTGCTTTCAGTGATATTCCAGAGGAATCTTTAGCCAAAGTCTTGACATACCTCACACTGATACCTCG AGCTCGGCAGCCAGGCGTCAAATTTATCATCATTTTAGACCGAAGGTTGGATACTTGGAGCTCTATCAAAACTGCACTTGCCAGAATTGCG gcctccttCCCTGGGAACCTCCACCTGGTCCTGGTGCTGCGCCCCACCAGCTTCTTCCAGCGCACGGTCACAGACATCGGCTTCCGTTTCAGCCAGGAGGACTTCATGCTCAAGATGCCC GTTGTGATGCTGAGCTCCGTCACAGACCTGCTGCACTACATCGATGAGAACCAGCTGACCTCGGAGTTCGGGGGCACTCTAGACTACTGTCACAGCGACTGGATTGTCTTACGGACG GCCATCGAGAGTTTTGCAGTGACAGTGAAGGACATCGCCCAGATGCTGCAGGCCTTCGGCACAGAGCTGGCGGAGACCGATCTGCCAGATGAGGGCAGCGCTATAGAGCACCTCCTCcgctcacacacagagaagtaCAGGAAGCTCAAG GAGGCGATACAGTCTGTGTCAAAGGAAGGGCGCCACCTACTCTCCAGCCTGGAAGCTTCTGGAAAGGAGGTGGACTGCCATTGGGACGTGAGGCTGGACTGGGAGACTGTCCAGAG GCTGCTGGCTCAGCTTAGAGACATGGAGTCTGCCTTCGATGGCTTCTTTGAGAAGCACCACCTGAAACTGCAGCAGTATCTGCAGCTGCTCCGCTACGAGAGCAGCTTTCAGCAG ATGGATCTGTGTCTGGAGCGCGTGTCGGTCCAGGAGAGGGCGCTCGTGCTGAGCGGAGACTCTCTGGctcagacagaacagactctgAGAGAACTGGACAGCCTTCAGAACCAGGCCCAG GAGGAGATTGGCCGTGCTCAGATCCTCATCCTCCACGGTCACCAGCTGGCCGCCAGCCATCACTACGCCATGGCCCTGATCGTCCAGCGCTGTAACGAGCTGCGCCACCACTGTGACACGCTGAGCGCCTCGCTCcgggccaaacacacacacctcgcacacacacaccagctgctCCTACGCCTCGACCAG GCTCTGACCTGGTGTGATGCGGGGGCCTACCTGTTAGCCAATCAGATGGTCGATAAGTTCCAGTCGAAGGAGGGCGCCCAGGCTGCGCTAAAGGACATTGAGAAGTTCCTGGAGGGGGCGCCGTCCCTGTTGAGCTCCAGGCCTGATCTCCTCTCCATGGAGTTCGAGGCTGTCATCACCACGGAACTCCAG GCTCAGATTGAGAGGACGTTTGAGAAGCACACAGCGGTGCAGGAGATGGTCCAGAACAGGCAGGCCTGCCTGAGGAAACTAGCTGACAAGCATGTCCGCCCAGTCCAGCTGGTGGCTCCTCGCCCAGAGAACCCCCCACGCTCCaagtcccccctcttctcccccaaaCATG GCGTGGATGGTCTGAAGTTCACCTTTGATCTCTCTCTACCTGGGAAGAGGACGTCACGGAAGAGCCCCAACTCCAGGAAG ATTGAGGTGATGCACGACTACCAGGAGAACAGGGTCTGTCTGTCCTACACCCTGGAAGGGGACGACAGCCCTGACCTGCAGAAACG CCGTGTGATGAGGGAGCTgatcgagacagagagagtgtatgtTGAGGAGCTTCTCTCTGTGTTACTG GGCTACAGGGCTGAGATGGACAACCCTGCCCTATCAGGACTCCTGCCCCCACTCCTGCATAGCAAGAGAGACATCTTGTTTGGCAACATGCCTGAGATCTACAACTTCCACAGCAG GGTGTTCCTGCAGGATCTGGAGAGCTGTCTGGAAGCCCCCGAGCGGGTAGGGGCCTGTTTCCTGGAACGG AAGGAGAGCTTCCAGGTGTATGAATGCTACTGTCAGAACAAACCTCGCTCGGAGACTCTGTGGAGGCAGTTTTCGGACTGTGCGTTTTTCCAG GAGTGTCAGAAGAAACTGGAGCACAAACTGGGCCTGGATTCTTACCTTCTGAAGCCAGTCCAGCGCCTGACCAAGTACCAGCTACTACTAAAG gaGCTGCTGAAGTACAGCCCAGGCAGTGAGAGGACCTCCGAGCTGCAGGGGGCGCTAGCAGCCATGCTGGAGCTGCTCAAGTCAGTTAACGACTCCATGCATCAGATCGCCATCACAGGCTATGAG GGAGAGTTGAGCGACCTGGGCCGAGTGCTGATGCAGGGCTCCTTCAGTGTGTGGATCAGCCACAAGAAGGGGCCCACCAGGATGAAGGAGCTGGCTCGCTTCAAGCCCATGCAGCGTCACCTGTTCCTGTACGAAAGGGCCCTACTCTTCTGCAAGCGCAGGGAGGAGCACGGAGAGGGCTGCGACAAGACCCCCTCCTACAGCTTCAAGCACTGTCtcaag ATGAGCGCGGTGGGGATCACGGAGAACGTCAAGGGGGACGTGAAGAAGTTTGAGATCTGGTACAGTGGCAGAGAGGAGGTCTACGTGGTGCAG GCTCCCACAGTGGAGGTGAAGATGGCCTGGCTTAATGAGCTTCGCAGGATCCTCACCAGCCAACAGAAACTTCTCAAAG ACGAGTCGTGTCAACCCGGCCAAGCAGTCGACCACATCCAGCTGTCTCCTCCCCGGTCTGAGAG CAAACAGCAGAGGGCGTCAGTGAGCTCTGAGGAGACAGAGTCAGGCCGGAGCAGTccagacccccagccccacTCCCCACAACACCAGCGCAACCGCAgga GCTGGCCTGGTGCGCCTCACTCAGTAGACGTCTGTGAGGgtctggaggactggggaggaggTCTGGACCCCTCCCAGCTGTCTGACACCGAGGAGGACGACCTTCTCCAGCTG TCACCAGGCAGGTACAGGGCCCTCGCTGACCTTCCCCCACACGAGCCCGACAACCTCACTGTCAAGTGTGGTGATGTCATCCAGCTGCAGAACGAAGACGCCACTGGCCAATG gcTGGTGAAGAACCTGAGTCGCAGACAGCAGGGCCTCATCCCCCCCGCCAGCCTGCTGCTGATCCTGGGAAACAGCAGCAGAGGACACTCCTTCAGACTGGGGG ATCCAGGGAATTTGAAAGGCAGAAAGCTCAGCTCACCCTAG
- the mcf2a gene encoding proto-oncogene DBL isoform X3, with the protein MLSSVTDLLHYIDENQLTSEFGGTLDYCHSDWIVLRTAIESFAVTVKDIAQMLQAFGTELAETDLPDEGSAIEHLLRSHTEKYRKLKEAIQSVSKEGRHLLSSLEASGKEVDCHWDVRLDWETVQRLLAQLRDMESAFDGFFEKHHLKLQQYLQLLRYESSFQQMDLCLERVSVQERALVLSGDSLAQTEQTLRELDSLQNQAQEEIGRAQILILHGHQLAASHHYAMALIVQRCNELRHHCDTLSASLRAKHTHLAHTHQLLLRLDQALTWCDAGAYLLANQMVDKFQSKEGAQAALKDIEKFLEGAPSLLSSRPDLLSMEFEAVITTELQAQIERTFEKHTAVQEMVQNRQACLRKLADKHVRPVQLVAPRPENPPRSKSPLFSPKHGVDGLKFTFDLSLPGKRTSRKSPNSRKIEVMHDYQENRVCLSYTLEGDDSPDLQKRRVMRELIETERVYVEELLSVLLGYRAEMDNPALSGLLPPLLHSKRDILFGNMPEIYNFHSRVFLQDLESCLEAPERVGACFLERKESFQVYECYCQNKPRSETLWRQFSDCAFFQECQKKLEHKLGLDSYLLKPVQRLTKYQLLLKELLKYSPGSERTSELQGALAAMLELLKSVNDSMHQIAITGYEGELSDLGRVLMQGSFSVWISHKKGPTRMKELARFKPMQRHLFLYERALLFCKRREEHGEGCDKTPSYSFKHCLKMSAVGITENVKGDVKKFEIWYSGREEVYVVQAPTVEVKMAWLNELRRILTSQQKLLKDESCQPGQAVDHIQLSPPRSESKQQRASVSSEETESGRSSPDPQPHSPQHQRNRRSWPGAPHSVDVCEGLEDWGGGLDPSQLSDTEEDDLLQLSPGRYRALADLPPHEPDNLTVKCGDVIQLQNEDATGQWLVKNLSRRQQGLIPPASLLLILGNSSRGHSFRLGDPGNLKGRKLSSP; encoded by the exons ATGCTGAGCTCCGTCACAGACCTGCTGCACTACATCGATGAGAACCAGCTGACCTCGGAGTTCGGGGGCACTCTAGACTACTGTCACAGCGACTGGATTGTCTTACGGACG GCCATCGAGAGTTTTGCAGTGACAGTGAAGGACATCGCCCAGATGCTGCAGGCCTTCGGCACAGAGCTGGCGGAGACCGATCTGCCAGATGAGGGCAGCGCTATAGAGCACCTCCTCcgctcacacacagagaagtaCAGGAAGCTCAAG GAGGCGATACAGTCTGTGTCAAAGGAAGGGCGCCACCTACTCTCCAGCCTGGAAGCTTCTGGAAAGGAGGTGGACTGCCATTGGGACGTGAGGCTGGACTGGGAGACTGTCCAGAG GCTGCTGGCTCAGCTTAGAGACATGGAGTCTGCCTTCGATGGCTTCTTTGAGAAGCACCACCTGAAACTGCAGCAGTATCTGCAGCTGCTCCGCTACGAGAGCAGCTTTCAGCAG ATGGATCTGTGTCTGGAGCGCGTGTCGGTCCAGGAGAGGGCGCTCGTGCTGAGCGGAGACTCTCTGGctcagacagaacagactctgAGAGAACTGGACAGCCTTCAGAACCAGGCCCAG GAGGAGATTGGCCGTGCTCAGATCCTCATCCTCCACGGTCACCAGCTGGCCGCCAGCCATCACTACGCCATGGCCCTGATCGTCCAGCGCTGTAACGAGCTGCGCCACCACTGTGACACGCTGAGCGCCTCGCTCcgggccaaacacacacacctcgcacacacacaccagctgctCCTACGCCTCGACCAG GCTCTGACCTGGTGTGATGCGGGGGCCTACCTGTTAGCCAATCAGATGGTCGATAAGTTCCAGTCGAAGGAGGGCGCCCAGGCTGCGCTAAAGGACATTGAGAAGTTCCTGGAGGGGGCGCCGTCCCTGTTGAGCTCCAGGCCTGATCTCCTCTCCATGGAGTTCGAGGCTGTCATCACCACGGAACTCCAG GCTCAGATTGAGAGGACGTTTGAGAAGCACACAGCGGTGCAGGAGATGGTCCAGAACAGGCAGGCCTGCCTGAGGAAACTAGCTGACAAGCATGTCCGCCCAGTCCAGCTGGTGGCTCCTCGCCCAGAGAACCCCCCACGCTCCaagtcccccctcttctcccccaaaCATG GCGTGGATGGTCTGAAGTTCACCTTTGATCTCTCTCTACCTGGGAAGAGGACGTCACGGAAGAGCCCCAACTCCAGGAAG ATTGAGGTGATGCACGACTACCAGGAGAACAGGGTCTGTCTGTCCTACACCCTGGAAGGGGACGACAGCCCTGACCTGCAGAAACG CCGTGTGATGAGGGAGCTgatcgagacagagagagtgtatgtTGAGGAGCTTCTCTCTGTGTTACTG GGCTACAGGGCTGAGATGGACAACCCTGCCCTATCAGGACTCCTGCCCCCACTCCTGCATAGCAAGAGAGACATCTTGTTTGGCAACATGCCTGAGATCTACAACTTCCACAGCAG GGTGTTCCTGCAGGATCTGGAGAGCTGTCTGGAAGCCCCCGAGCGGGTAGGGGCCTGTTTCCTGGAACGG AAGGAGAGCTTCCAGGTGTATGAATGCTACTGTCAGAACAAACCTCGCTCGGAGACTCTGTGGAGGCAGTTTTCGGACTGTGCGTTTTTCCAG GAGTGTCAGAAGAAACTGGAGCACAAACTGGGCCTGGATTCTTACCTTCTGAAGCCAGTCCAGCGCCTGACCAAGTACCAGCTACTACTAAAG gaGCTGCTGAAGTACAGCCCAGGCAGTGAGAGGACCTCCGAGCTGCAGGGGGCGCTAGCAGCCATGCTGGAGCTGCTCAAGTCAGTTAACGACTCCATGCATCAGATCGCCATCACAGGCTATGAG GGAGAGTTGAGCGACCTGGGCCGAGTGCTGATGCAGGGCTCCTTCAGTGTGTGGATCAGCCACAAGAAGGGGCCCACCAGGATGAAGGAGCTGGCTCGCTTCAAGCCCATGCAGCGTCACCTGTTCCTGTACGAAAGGGCCCTACTCTTCTGCAAGCGCAGGGAGGAGCACGGAGAGGGCTGCGACAAGACCCCCTCCTACAGCTTCAAGCACTGTCtcaag ATGAGCGCGGTGGGGATCACGGAGAACGTCAAGGGGGACGTGAAGAAGTTTGAGATCTGGTACAGTGGCAGAGAGGAGGTCTACGTGGTGCAG GCTCCCACAGTGGAGGTGAAGATGGCCTGGCTTAATGAGCTTCGCAGGATCCTCACCAGCCAACAGAAACTTCTCAAAG ACGAGTCGTGTCAACCCGGCCAAGCAGTCGACCACATCCAGCTGTCTCCTCCCCGGTCTGAGAG CAAACAGCAGAGGGCGTCAGTGAGCTCTGAGGAGACAGAGTCAGGCCGGAGCAGTccagacccccagccccacTCCCCACAACACCAGCGCAACCGCAgga GCTGGCCTGGTGCGCCTCACTCAGTAGACGTCTGTGAGGgtctggaggactggggaggaggTCTGGACCCCTCCCAGCTGTCTGACACCGAGGAGGACGACCTTCTCCAGCTG TCACCAGGCAGGTACAGGGCCCTCGCTGACCTTCCCCCACACGAGCCCGACAACCTCACTGTCAAGTGTGGTGATGTCATCCAGCTGCAGAACGAAGACGCCACTGGCCAATG gcTGGTGAAGAACCTGAGTCGCAGACAGCAGGGCCTCATCCCCCCCGCCAGCCTGCTGCTGATCCTGGGAAACAGCAGCAGAGGACACTCCTTCAGACTGGGGG ATCCAGGGAATTTGAAAGGCAGAAAGCTCAGCTCACCCTAG
- the mcf2a gene encoding proto-oncogene DBL isoform X2, with amino-acid sequence MGPASEQEESGQDQEESEGEMESYRSLLQAGSELESTLQQVSVPVCMKEVGGYIEKQVAYISGGRGEDSSVIITLPECSAFSDIPEESLAKVLTYLTLIPRARQPGVKFIIILDRRLDTWSSIKTALARIAASFPGNLHLVLVLRPTSFFQRTVTDIGFRFSQEDFMLKMPVVMLSSVTDLLHYIDENQLTSEFGGTLDYCHSDWIVLRTAIESFAVTVKDIAQMLQAFGTELAETDLPDEGSAIEHLLRSHTEKYRKLKEAIQSVSKEGRHLLSSLEASGKEVDCHWDVRLDWETVQRLLAQLRDMESAFDGFFEKHHLKLQQYLQLLRYESSFQQMDLCLERVSVQERALVLSGDSLAQTEQTLRELDSLQNQAQEEIGRAQILILHGHQLAASHHYAMALIVQRCNELRHHCDTLSASLRAKHTHLAHTHQLLLRLDQALTWCDAGAYLLANQMVDKFQSKEGAQAALKDIEKFLEGAPSLLSSRPDLLSMEFEAVITTELQAQIERTFEKHTAVQEMVQNRQACLRKLADKHVRPVQLVAPRPENPPRSKSPLFSPKHGVDGLKFTFDLSLPGKRTSRKSPNSRKIEVMHDYQENRVCLSYTLEGDDSPDLQKRRVMRELIETERVYVEELLSVLLGYRAEMDNPALSGLLPPLLHSKRDILFGNMPEIYNFHSRVFLQDLESCLEAPERVGACFLERKESFQVYECYCQNKPRSETLWRQFSDCAFFQECQKKLEHKLGLDSYLLKPVQRLTKYQLLLKELLKYSPGSERTSELQGALAAMLELLKSVNDSMHQIAITGYEGELSDLGRVLMQGSFSVWISHKKGPTRMKELARFKPMQRHLFLYERALLFCKRREEHGEGCDKTPSYSFKHCLKMSAVGITENVKGDVKKFEIWYSGREEVYVVQAPTVEVKMAWLNELRRILTSQQKLLKDESCQPGQAVDHIQLSPPRSERGVRPSRGVPKGCLPGLDLVSLSADVFLCLRARSPRPRSPRQRPRPRPHHHPQRH; translated from the exons atgggcccGGCctcggagcaggaggagagcgggcaggaccaggaggagagtgagggagagatggagagctatCGCAGCCTGCTGCAGGCTGGCTCGGAGCTGGAGAGCACTCTGCAAC AGGtgtctgtacctgtgtgtatgaAGGAGGTGGGAGGTTATATAGAGAAGCAGGTGGCCTACATCTCAG GTGGCCGCGGCGAGGATTCCAGcgtcatcatcaccctcccagAATGCTCTGCTTTCAGTGATATTCCAGAGGAATCTTTAGCCAAAGTCTTGACATACCTCACACTGATACCTCG AGCTCGGCAGCCAGGCGTCAAATTTATCATCATTTTAGACCGAAGGTTGGATACTTGGAGCTCTATCAAAACTGCACTTGCCAGAATTGCG gcctccttCCCTGGGAACCTCCACCTGGTCCTGGTGCTGCGCCCCACCAGCTTCTTCCAGCGCACGGTCACAGACATCGGCTTCCGTTTCAGCCAGGAGGACTTCATGCTCAAGATGCCC GTTGTGATGCTGAGCTCCGTCACAGACCTGCTGCACTACATCGATGAGAACCAGCTGACCTCGGAGTTCGGGGGCACTCTAGACTACTGTCACAGCGACTGGATTGTCTTACGGACG GCCATCGAGAGTTTTGCAGTGACAGTGAAGGACATCGCCCAGATGCTGCAGGCCTTCGGCACAGAGCTGGCGGAGACCGATCTGCCAGATGAGGGCAGCGCTATAGAGCACCTCCTCcgctcacacacagagaagtaCAGGAAGCTCAAG GAGGCGATACAGTCTGTGTCAAAGGAAGGGCGCCACCTACTCTCCAGCCTGGAAGCTTCTGGAAAGGAGGTGGACTGCCATTGGGACGTGAGGCTGGACTGGGAGACTGTCCAGAG GCTGCTGGCTCAGCTTAGAGACATGGAGTCTGCCTTCGATGGCTTCTTTGAGAAGCACCACCTGAAACTGCAGCAGTATCTGCAGCTGCTCCGCTACGAGAGCAGCTTTCAGCAG ATGGATCTGTGTCTGGAGCGCGTGTCGGTCCAGGAGAGGGCGCTCGTGCTGAGCGGAGACTCTCTGGctcagacagaacagactctgAGAGAACTGGACAGCCTTCAGAACCAGGCCCAG GAGGAGATTGGCCGTGCTCAGATCCTCATCCTCCACGGTCACCAGCTGGCCGCCAGCCATCACTACGCCATGGCCCTGATCGTCCAGCGCTGTAACGAGCTGCGCCACCACTGTGACACGCTGAGCGCCTCGCTCcgggccaaacacacacacctcgcacacacacaccagctgctCCTACGCCTCGACCAG GCTCTGACCTGGTGTGATGCGGGGGCCTACCTGTTAGCCAATCAGATGGTCGATAAGTTCCAGTCGAAGGAGGGCGCCCAGGCTGCGCTAAAGGACATTGAGAAGTTCCTGGAGGGGGCGCCGTCCCTGTTGAGCTCCAGGCCTGATCTCCTCTCCATGGAGTTCGAGGCTGTCATCACCACGGAACTCCAG GCTCAGATTGAGAGGACGTTTGAGAAGCACACAGCGGTGCAGGAGATGGTCCAGAACAGGCAGGCCTGCCTGAGGAAACTAGCTGACAAGCATGTCCGCCCAGTCCAGCTGGTGGCTCCTCGCCCAGAGAACCCCCCACGCTCCaagtcccccctcttctcccccaaaCATG GCGTGGATGGTCTGAAGTTCACCTTTGATCTCTCTCTACCTGGGAAGAGGACGTCACGGAAGAGCCCCAACTCCAGGAAG ATTGAGGTGATGCACGACTACCAGGAGAACAGGGTCTGTCTGTCCTACACCCTGGAAGGGGACGACAGCCCTGACCTGCAGAAACG CCGTGTGATGAGGGAGCTgatcgagacagagagagtgtatgtTGAGGAGCTTCTCTCTGTGTTACTG GGCTACAGGGCTGAGATGGACAACCCTGCCCTATCAGGACTCCTGCCCCCACTCCTGCATAGCAAGAGAGACATCTTGTTTGGCAACATGCCTGAGATCTACAACTTCCACAGCAG GGTGTTCCTGCAGGATCTGGAGAGCTGTCTGGAAGCCCCCGAGCGGGTAGGGGCCTGTTTCCTGGAACGG AAGGAGAGCTTCCAGGTGTATGAATGCTACTGTCAGAACAAACCTCGCTCGGAGACTCTGTGGAGGCAGTTTTCGGACTGTGCGTTTTTCCAG GAGTGTCAGAAGAAACTGGAGCACAAACTGGGCCTGGATTCTTACCTTCTGAAGCCAGTCCAGCGCCTGACCAAGTACCAGCTACTACTAAAG gaGCTGCTGAAGTACAGCCCAGGCAGTGAGAGGACCTCCGAGCTGCAGGGGGCGCTAGCAGCCATGCTGGAGCTGCTCAAGTCAGTTAACGACTCCATGCATCAGATCGCCATCACAGGCTATGAG GGAGAGTTGAGCGACCTGGGCCGAGTGCTGATGCAGGGCTCCTTCAGTGTGTGGATCAGCCACAAGAAGGGGCCCACCAGGATGAAGGAGCTGGCTCGCTTCAAGCCCATGCAGCGTCACCTGTTCCTGTACGAAAGGGCCCTACTCTTCTGCAAGCGCAGGGAGGAGCACGGAGAGGGCTGCGACAAGACCCCCTCCTACAGCTTCAAGCACTGTCtcaag ATGAGCGCGGTGGGGATCACGGAGAACGTCAAGGGGGACGTGAAGAAGTTTGAGATCTGGTACAGTGGCAGAGAGGAGGTCTACGTGGTGCAG GCTCCCACAGTGGAGGTGAAGATGGCCTGGCTTAATGAGCTTCGCAGGATCCTCACCAGCCAACAGAAACTTCTCAAAG ACGAGTCGTGTCAACCCGGCCAAGCAGTCGACCACATCCAGCTGTCTCCTCCCCGGTCTGAGAG GGGCGTGCGTCCATCCAGAGGGGTCCCTAAAGGCTGTCTGCCGGGGCTGGACCTTGTCTCGCTCTCCGCCGATGTCTTTCTGTGTCTGCGTGCCCGGAGTCCCCGCCCCCGAAGCCCCCGGCAACGCCCCCGGCCacgcccccaccaccacccccagcgCCACTGA